The following coding sequences lie in one Candoia aspera isolate rCanAsp1 chromosome 11, rCanAsp1.hap2, whole genome shotgun sequence genomic window:
- the LOC134504084 gene encoding uncharacterized protein LOC134504084: MTKTADFSIFSVLVMGSNRGIGLSLVKRFLVLPCPPKWVFATTRDLNAEKSQEVKELACRHPDLVLLQLDVTKLESIQAALKEVERSVGEGGLTILMNNAGVWTFNNPEIENANDVMRVYSVHTIGPLQISQAFLPLLKKAAQRTPQQGLSCSKAAIINTSSSAGSFEVMLLWDRWKVIGYRCSKAALNMLTKCQSLEYPTYGILCICIHPGWVRMNYKDVSALTWEKEKPIQTCTHMQMNDLMMSP, translated from the exons ATGACAAAAACAGCCGACTTCTCCATTTTCAGCGTTCTGGTGATGGGATCCAATCGGGGGATTGGCCTCTCTCTGGTAAAGAGGTTTCTGGTCCTGCCCTGTCCACCAAAATGGGTCTTTGCTACCACCCGTGATCTGAATGCAGAGAAAAGCCAG GAGGTAAAAGAGTTGGCTTGCAGACATCCCGATCTGGTGCTGTTGCAGTTA GATGTCACTAAACTCGAAAGCATCCAGGCGGCTCTTAAAGAAGTGGAAAGGTCTGTTGGAGAAGGTGGGCTGACCATCCTAATGAACAATGCTGGCGTTTGGACATTCAACAATCCGGAAATAGAAAATGCCAACGATGTGATGAGAGTTTATTCCGTCCATACCATAGGCCCACTGCAAATAAGTCAG GCGTTTCTGCCCCTGCTGAAGAAGGCAGCCCAGAGAACTCCACAGCAAGGGCTGAGCTGCAGCAAGGCCGCCATTATCAACACCTCCAGCAGTGCAGGCTCTTTTGAAGTTATGCTTCTTTGGGATAGGTGGAAAGTAATTGGCTACCGTTGCAGTAAG GCTGCGTTAAACATGCTCACCAAATGCCAGTCACTTGAGTATCCAACCTATGGGATTCTGTGCATCTGCATCCATCCAGGCTGGGTGAGGATGAATTACAAAGATGTAAGTGCTTTAACCTGGGAAAAGGAAAAACCCATtcagacatgcacacacatgcagatgAATGACCTAATGATGAGTCCCTGA
- the LOC134504178 gene encoding C-signal-like isoform X2: MKQESVLVTGSDRGIGLGLVKRFLELPCPPKWIFATTLDLNGKEGKALKELARKHQNMVVLQLDVTNLESIQASVKEVQKCVGEDGLTILYNNAGLLLGNNLEKENAKDMMGVYSVNTIGPLQMSQAFLPLLKKAAQRSPRQGLSCSKAAIINMSSISGSIELMFLWETFKFIAYRCSKTALNMLTKCQSLGYSASGILCVSIHPGVVKTSNREADITVEESTQGIMTVLSMLSEEDNGAFVDWLGRRISW; the protein is encoded by the exons ATGAAGCAGGAAAg TGTCCTGGTGACGGGATCCGATCGGGGGATTGGtcttggcctggtgaagaggtttcTGGAGCTGCCCTGTCCACCCAAGTGGATCTTTGCTACCACCCTTGATCTGAATGGAAAAGAAGGCAAG GCGCTAAAAGAATTGGCACGCAAGCATCAGAATATGGTGGTGTTGCAATTAG ATGTCACTAATCTTGAAAGCATCCAGGCGTCTGTGAAAGAAGTACAGAAGTGTGTTGGAGAAGATGGGCTGACCATCCTTTATAACAATGCTGGCCTTCTATTGGGCAACAATCTAGAAAAGGAAAATGCCAAGGATATGATGGGGGTGTATTCCGTCAATACTATTGGGCCCCTGCAAATGAGTCAG GCCTTTCTGCCCCTGCTGAAGAAGGCAGCCCAGAGAAGTCCACGGCAAGGGCTGAGCTGCAGCAAGGCCGCCATTATCAATATGTCCAGCATCTCAGGCTCAATCGAACTTATGTTTCTTTGGGAGACATTTAAATTCATTGCCTACCGCTGCAGtaag ACTGCTTTAAACATGCTCACCAAATGCCAGTCGCTTGGGTATTCAGCTTCTGGAATTCTgtgtgtatccatccatccaggcgTGGTGAAAACATCTAACAGGGAG GCAGACATAACTGTGGAAGAGAGCACACAAGGTATCATGACTGTGCTGTCCATGCTTTCTGAGGAGGACAATGGGGCCTTTGTGGATTGGTTGGGCCGGCGGATTTCTTGGTGA
- the LOC134504178 gene encoding C-signal-like isoform X1, which translates to MAKSVDFSVFSVLVTGSDRGIGLGLVKRFLELPCPPKWIFATTLDLNGKEGKALKELARKHQNMVVLQLDVTNLESIQASVKEVQKCVGEDGLTILYNNAGLLLGNNLEKENAKDMMGVYSVNTIGPLQMSQAFLPLLKKAAQRSPRQGLSCSKAAIINMSSISGSIELMFLWETFKFIAYRCSKTALNMLTKCQSLGYSASGILCVSIHPGVVKTSNREADITVEESTQGIMTVLSMLSEEDNGAFVDWLGRRISW; encoded by the exons ATGGCAAAGTCAGTTGATTTCTCCGTATTCAGTGTCCTGGTGACGGGATCCGATCGGGGGATTGGtcttggcctggtgaagaggtttcTGGAGCTGCCCTGTCCACCCAAGTGGATCTTTGCTACCACCCTTGATCTGAATGGAAAAGAAGGCAAG GCGCTAAAAGAATTGGCACGCAAGCATCAGAATATGGTGGTGTTGCAATTAG ATGTCACTAATCTTGAAAGCATCCAGGCGTCTGTGAAAGAAGTACAGAAGTGTGTTGGAGAAGATGGGCTGACCATCCTTTATAACAATGCTGGCCTTCTATTGGGCAACAATCTAGAAAAGGAAAATGCCAAGGATATGATGGGGGTGTATTCCGTCAATACTATTGGGCCCCTGCAAATGAGTCAG GCCTTTCTGCCCCTGCTGAAGAAGGCAGCCCAGAGAAGTCCACGGCAAGGGCTGAGCTGCAGCAAGGCCGCCATTATCAATATGTCCAGCATCTCAGGCTCAATCGAACTTATGTTTCTTTGGGAGACATTTAAATTCATTGCCTACCGCTGCAGtaag ACTGCTTTAAACATGCTCACCAAATGCCAGTCGCTTGGGTATTCAGCTTCTGGAATTCTgtgtgtatccatccatccaggcgTGGTGAAAACATCTAACAGGGAG GCAGACATAACTGTGGAAGAGAGCACACAAGGTATCATGACTGTGCTGTCCATGCTTTCTGAGGAGGACAATGGGGCCTTTGTGGATTGGTTGGGCCGGCGGATTTCTTGGTGA